The nucleotide sequence ATGAACACCTTATCTGTggaaataaaaacacacaagtTAAAAAAGTCTCAAACAGTTTGTCACTCTAGAACACTTGATAAAAGATCTTACTTTCTGTGCTTTTCTTGGCCTTCTGGATGAATTTGGCAGCTTTGTAGAAGTATCCACTGATGTCTGAACCTTGCGATGCAGGCAAGCCACAATAAGAGATGTTCATTCCTCTGTAATAACTCGCCCCTGTATTAACGGCTTCTCTCAGGTCTTTCTCCCATGGCACTCCCAACAACACCCTCAGTTTGGTCTTCACTGCAGCCACATTCAGGACGTGAGTAATACCCAGCTCCTTCAGTCTCATTCGGTCTTTTGCTATCTCTCTGCACAAGAACACAACAGCCTAGATTAGCCTTTCACTAAAGAGGATTTACAATGTAGAAATATACCCTGTTCATTCATGGTGTATATTAGTGTAAATGTGTTGTAGACTTACTCATTTCCAATGAAGATGTTGTTCCAGACCGCAGTGACAGGTCTATGACGCTGTGTGCAGCCCTTCATTCGCTTCTCTAATAGCAAACAGTGCTCTTCTGGAGATTGTTCCTGCTCAGAAGGTTTTGGCACAGAACTGCTTGGACCTGCGAGACACAAGTCATCTGAATCAAACAGATCCAATTCAGGTTTGGTCTCTGGGACACACAAGGACTCAGCCGGCTCCAACGGGAAATAGTTTTTCAAGAAAGCACTCATTGTCATTCCTTTTTCAGGAGAAGCATCCATGCCATTACTGACATTAACCTCCAGACCTCCTGAAGACACAGGTTCAGTCTTAGGAACGCTTCCATCTGGGACACATGGGGGCTCAGACGGATCCAACGGGAAATACTTTTTGAAGAAAGCACTCATTTTCTTCACTTTTTCAGGAGAAGCATCCATGCCATCACTGACGTTAACCTCCCGAACTTCTGCAGACACAGGTTTACTCTCAGGAACGCTTGCATCTGGGACACATGGGGGCTCAGACGGATCCAACGGGAAATACTTTTTGAAGAAAGCACTCATTTTCTTCACTTTTTCTGGAGAAGCATCCATGCCATCACTGACGTGAACGTCCGGACCTTCTGCAGACACAGGTTTACTCTCAGGAACTCTTGCATCTGGGACAAATGGGGGCTCAGACGGATCCAACGGGAAATACTTTTTGAAGAAAGCACTTATTTTCTTCTCTTTAGTACTttctgaaaaaagaagaacacaAATATGTCATTAGAAACAGCATCAAAAATGAATTATTTGTCC is from Pseudorasbora parva isolate DD20220531a chromosome 10, ASM2467924v1, whole genome shotgun sequence and encodes:
- the LOC137090522 gene encoding uncharacterized protein isoform X2 encodes the protein MMKRPTCTCTTPEDSPTESTTEWMVRKISGFIQKLFWMDSAPEPEPEVNLVTVRWPEEGPENEKNCPKRVMKKISAFFQKYFPIDPAEPLCDPEMEPEMDLVEPKDLCVPDAVVPETEPVSVEGQNVNVSGDMDAEKIKKMSAFFQKYFPVDPSEPTFVPETEPVSAEDQKVDGSDGMKASPEMSGPGERTTEWMERKMSGFFPMLFGMAPAVPEPTPEPEVNLVSVDWAGNSSGIKKNSPKRESTKEKKISAFFKKYFPLDPSEPPFVPDARVPESKPVSAEGPDVHVSDGMDASPEKVKKMSAFFKKYFPLDPSEPPCVPDASVPESKPVSAEVREVNVSDGMDASPEKVKKMSAFFKKYFPLDPSEPPCVPDGSVPKTEPVSSGGLEVNVSNGMDASPEKGMTMSAFLKNYFPLEPAESLCVPETKPELDLFDSDDLCLAGPSSSVPKPSEQEQSPEEHCLLLEKRMKGCTQRHRPVTAVWNNIFIGNEEIAKDRMRLKELGITHVLNVAAVKTKLRVLLGVPWEKDLREAVNTGASYYRGMNISYCGLPASQGSDISGYFYKAAKFIQKAKKSTENKVFIHCTDGVSYAPTFFLAYLMIHHNMTVEDAIDNLIKVRYIKPDTEFLKQLAVLNRDLEQGKQQLKDTQAGSQNEVLKKMHTITDLSTNTVCE